The Papaver somniferum cultivar HN1 chromosome 3, ASM357369v1, whole genome shotgun sequence genome includes a region encoding these proteins:
- the LOC113356093 gene encoding protein-S-isoprenylcysteine O-methyltransferase A-like isoform X1, which yields MEEILSSDTAWRQLSQMFLAIFFFHSSEYVLAIIFHGKFNVPLSSLLISKQYVMAMGCCILEYLFEIALFPQLKEHWWISNIGLIMVVIGEIIRKVAIITAGRAFTHLIKIYHEDHHELVTYGIYRLVRHPGYCGFFIWATATQIMLCNPFCTLAFMLVTWRFFSTRIPYEEFFLRQFFGSQYEEYSSRVPSGVPFIK from the exons ATGGAAGAGATTCTAAGCAGCGATACAGCTTGGAGACAATTATCTCAAATGTTCTTGGCGATCTTTTTCTTTCACAGTTCTGAATATGTGTTAGCTATAATTTTCCATGGAAAATTCAATGTCCCTCTAAGCT CTCTTTTGATCAGCAAGCAGTATGTGATGGCAATGGGATGTTGTATACTGGAGTACTTGTTTGAAATTGCTTTATTTCCACAATTGAAAGAGCATTGGTGGATTAGCAATATTGGCCTTATTATGGTGGTAATTGGGGAGATAATTCGGAAAGTCGCAATTATAACAGCTGGTCGTGCTTTTACACATTTGATCAAGATCTATCATGAGGACCATCATGAATTGGTTACTTATGGAATCTATCG GCTCGTTCGTCATCCAGGATATTGTGGGTTTTTCATCTGGGCAACTGCTACTCAGATTATGCTCTGTAATCCCTTCTGCACATTGGCGTTCATGCTTGTTACCTGGCGATTTTTCTCGACGCGAATCCC ATATGAGGAGTTTTTCTTGAGGCAATTTTTTGGATCGCAATATGAGGAATATTCAAGTCGAGTTCCATCTGGTGTGCCATTCATTAAGTGA
- the LOC113356093 gene encoding protein-S-isoprenylcysteine O-methyltransferase A-like isoform X3, with amino-acid sequence MEEILSSDTAWRQLSQMFLAIFFFHSSEYVLAIIFHGKFNVPLSSLLISKQYVMAMGCCILEYLFEIALFPQLKEHWWISNIGLIMVVIGEIIRKVAIITAGRAFTHLIKIYHEDHHELVTYGIYRLVRHPGYCGFFIWATATQIMLCNPFCTLAFMLVTWRFFSTRIPYPTILFHLNVLSKEPILHW; translated from the exons ATGGAAGAGATTCTAAGCAGCGATACAGCTTGGAGACAATTATCTCAAATGTTCTTGGCGATCTTTTTCTTTCACAGTTCTGAATATGTGTTAGCTATAATTTTCCATGGAAAATTCAATGTCCCTCTAAGCT CTCTTTTGATCAGCAAGCAGTATGTGATGGCAATGGGATGTTGTATACTGGAGTACTTGTTTGAAATTGCTTTATTTCCACAATTGAAAGAGCATTGGTGGATTAGCAATATTGGCCTTATTATGGTGGTAATTGGGGAGATAATTCGGAAAGTCGCAATTATAACAGCTGGTCGTGCTTTTACACATTTGATCAAGATCTATCATGAGGACCATCATGAATTGGTTACTTATGGAATCTATCG GCTCGTTCGTCATCCAGGATATTGTGGGTTTTTCATCTGGGCAACTGCTACTCAGATTATGCTCTGTAATCCCTTCTGCACATTGGCGTTCATGCTTGTTACCTGGCGATTTTTCTCGACGCGAATCCCGTATCCTACAATCCTTTTTCATTTGAACGTACTAAGTA aagaaccaattttaCATTGGTAA
- the LOC113356093 gene encoding protein-S-isoprenylcysteine O-methyltransferase A-like isoform X2, with amino-acid sequence MEEILSSDTAWRQLSQMFLAIFFFHSSEYVLAIIFHGKFNVPLSSLLISKQYVMAMGCCILEYLFEIALFPQLKEHWWISNIGLIMVVIGEIIRKVAIITAGRAFTHLIKIYHEDHHELVTYGIYRLVRHPGYCGFFIWATATQIMLCNPFCTLAFMLVTWRFFSTRIPYPTILFHLNVLSKEEPILHW; translated from the exons ATGGAAGAGATTCTAAGCAGCGATACAGCTTGGAGACAATTATCTCAAATGTTCTTGGCGATCTTTTTCTTTCACAGTTCTGAATATGTGTTAGCTATAATTTTCCATGGAAAATTCAATGTCCCTCTAAGCT CTCTTTTGATCAGCAAGCAGTATGTGATGGCAATGGGATGTTGTATACTGGAGTACTTGTTTGAAATTGCTTTATTTCCACAATTGAAAGAGCATTGGTGGATTAGCAATATTGGCCTTATTATGGTGGTAATTGGGGAGATAATTCGGAAAGTCGCAATTATAACAGCTGGTCGTGCTTTTACACATTTGATCAAGATCTATCATGAGGACCATCATGAATTGGTTACTTATGGAATCTATCG GCTCGTTCGTCATCCAGGATATTGTGGGTTTTTCATCTGGGCAACTGCTACTCAGATTATGCTCTGTAATCCCTTCTGCACATTGGCGTTCATGCTTGTTACCTGGCGATTTTTCTCGACGCGAATCCCGTATCCTACAATCCTTTTTCATTTGAACGTACTAAGTA aagaagaaccaattttaCATTGGTAA